A genome region from Nocardia sp. NBC_00565 includes the following:
- a CDS encoding DUF2505 domain-containing protein, whose translation MSRKFSFTVPYTVPVEDLHRALTTDDVWRSRFARAETATLDLSHPDGADTIRIHMTEKANEDKVPGIVRKVLKNDLVLSRTDNWQALDGEIAKGTFEGATGGITTEMSGTYELRPTAEGSEIEVVGTVQVKVPLVGGAIEPLAEQLHHRVLKSERKHIEEWFATQATA comes from the coding sequence ATGTCCCGAAAATTCAGCTTCACCGTGCCCTACACCGTCCCGGTCGAAGATCTTCACCGGGCACTCACCACCGATGACGTCTGGCGGTCCCGGTTCGCCCGTGCCGAGACGGCCACACTCGATCTATCCCACCCCGATGGTGCGGACACCATTCGTATTCATATGACCGAGAAGGCAAACGAGGACAAGGTTCCGGGCATCGTGCGCAAGGTGCTCAAGAACGATCTGGTGCTTTCGCGCACCGACAACTGGCAGGCGCTGGACGGCGAGATCGCCAAGGGCACCTTCGAGGGCGCTACCGGCGGCATCACCACCGAGATGTCGGGCACCTACGAACTGCGCCCGACCGCCGAGGGCTCGGAGATCGAGGTCGTCGGCACCGTGCAGGTGAAGGTCCCGCTGGTCGGCGGCGCCATCGAACCGCTCGCCGAGCAGCTGCATCACCGGGTACTCAAGAGCGAACGCAAACATATCGAGGAGTGGTTCGCCACCCAGGCGACCGCCTGA
- a CDS encoding DUF3592 domain-containing protein, translating into MSETSQSDRRSNRLRRARIAVLTAATVISALVGLLVLAAWRNDYLISSDKGVTSAEVLSAGRLRSAVIYVTPDGKTHNPKVGVLYPTNLTAGERINVEYKRSDPDLVRVAGRDVRVAIAPALSVIVVVWGVALPTLWILVRARRRGPGPDSSPDLSVPVTST; encoded by the coding sequence GTGTCGGAAACCAGCCAGTCTGATCGGCGGTCGAACCGCTTGCGGCGGGCCAGGATCGCGGTCCTGACAGCGGCGACGGTTATCAGCGCGCTGGTCGGGCTGCTGGTGCTCGCTGCCTGGCGCAACGACTATCTGATCAGCTCCGATAAGGGCGTGACCTCGGCGGAGGTGCTCTCGGCCGGGCGGCTGCGCTCGGCGGTCATCTATGTCACGCCCGACGGGAAGACGCACAATCCGAAGGTCGGGGTGCTGTATCCGACCAATCTCACCGCGGGTGAGCGGATCAATGTGGAATACAAACGCAGCGATCCGGATCTGGTGCGGGTGGCCGGGCGTGATGTGCGGGTGGCGATTGCGCCCGCGCTGTCGGTGATCGTGGTGGTGTGGGGCGTCGCGTTGCCCACGCTCTGGATCCTGGTTCGGGCGCGCCGCCGCGGGCCCGGCCCCGACAGTTCGCCGGATCTTTCCGTGCCGGTCACGTCGACGTGA
- a CDS encoding glycosyltransferase family 4 protein yields MRVAIVSESFLPNMNGVVNSVLRVLDHLDKHGHEALVIAPDTLRGLPAAPRFHGRFPVHRVPAIMVPKVSSLPVGLPQPGITAAIDDFDADVVHLASPFLLGAGGLGAAMRLDLPTVAIYQTDVAGFAKSYGLGLASRAAWAWTRRIHEGATRTLAPSRAAAEDLARHGIPRVHRWGRGVDIARFTPSAKRPELRAAWLRGQTKLIVGFVGRLAPEKHVERLAVLASDPEIRLVIVGDGPERDRLARMMPTAIFTGELGGDELAQAYASLDVMVHAGEHETFCQGVQEALAAGVPVIGPDAGGPRDLIAHCRNGYLLPVDRFTELLPSAVGALRDPVLQARFAGAARKSVLHRTWPAICTELMGHYADVTGIRMQLPHSA; encoded by the coding sequence GTGCGAGTAGCCATCGTTTCGGAGTCGTTCCTGCCGAATATGAACGGCGTCGTCAATTCCGTGCTCCGGGTGCTGGATCACCTGGACAAGCACGGTCACGAGGCGCTGGTGATCGCGCCGGATACGCTGCGCGGGCTGCCCGCGGCCCCGCGCTTCCACGGTCGGTTCCCGGTGCACCGGGTGCCCGCCATCATGGTGCCGAAGGTCAGTTCGCTGCCGGTCGGTCTGCCGCAACCGGGGATCACCGCCGCGATCGACGACTTCGACGCCGATGTGGTGCATCTGGCCTCGCCGTTCCTGCTCGGCGCCGGCGGCCTCGGCGCGGCCATGCGGTTGGACCTGCCGACGGTGGCGATCTATCAGACCGATGTCGCCGGGTTCGCGAAGAGCTACGGGCTCGGCCTGGCCAGCCGCGCGGCCTGGGCCTGGACGCGGCGCATCCACGAGGGCGCGACGCGAACGCTGGCGCCCTCGCGGGCGGCCGCCGAGGATTTGGCGCGGCACGGCATTCCGCGGGTGCATCGCTGGGGTCGCGGGGTGGATATCGCCCGGTTCACGCCATCGGCGAAGCGCCCGGAGCTGCGGGCCGCCTGGTTGCGCGGGCAGACCAAGTTGATTGTCGGGTTCGTCGGCCGGCTGGCTCCGGAGAAGCATGTCGAGCGGCTCGCGGTGCTGGCGAGCGATCCGGAGATCCGACTGGTGATCGTCGGCGACGGGCCGGAACGCGACCGGTTGGCGCGGATGATGCCCACCGCGATCTTCACCGGCGAGCTCGGTGGTGACGAGCTGGCGCAGGCCTACGCGAGCCTGGATGTCATGGTGCACGCGGGCGAGCACGAGACGTTCTGCCAGGGCGTGCAGGAGGCGCTGGCCGCCGGGGTTCCGGTGATCGGGCCGGATGCGGGCGGACCGCGGGATCTGATCGCGCACTGCCGCAACGGCTATCTGCTACCGGTGGATCGGTTCACCGAGCTGCTGCCCAGTGCGGTTGGGGCGCTTCGTGATCCGGTACTCCAGGCGCGATTCGCCGGCGCCGCCCGCAAGTCGGTGCTGCACCGGACCTGGCCGGCCATCTGCACCGAGTTGATGGGGCACTACGCCGACGTCACCGGCATCCGGATGCAGTTACCGCACTCTGCTTGA